One Capricornis sumatraensis isolate serow.1 chromosome 8, serow.2, whole genome shotgun sequence genomic region harbors:
- the HROB gene encoding homologous recombination OB-fold protein, whose translation MVMPRRGPPGRRVPRPRGPVFWVPASPSCELQNRGFISQSLAFRFTKEDSGSSLRACSLQKLFAVEEEFEDEDFLSAVEDAENQLAGTRPVNAGCLRPVSSRPQEAQLLPRVTAPAEAAGLPALPALGLRLPTCGGPRATGGPPPTGTAPLRPVSTSSSWTGTQGRVTLTEVLEEPGRPQSSASCPQLTFKSKEQVIGGFEGPEQDEFDKVLASMELEGPSLELQLGVHSEATEILPSWQQEDSTLAKKARVADLSRPCQRGPVPAPHVTGIPSARDAPPDPAVLCRTPQPHLRPGTVGNFPVPATSMVRAQPPHWEVSPVGPPPRTPQPLQDAGRPVQSSPQNCFPAQPFRSPNTCSSGELRFLRLRTPNSSCAAPPKTRCGLFPQGPPQPRTPASSVLSPVCTPKGPGPSPLPQAALQTPIVTNHLVRLVTAASRTPQQPTCPSTRAKMRRFPGPAGLLPHQHSGKNLDDIMVSTPQTPTHGALAKFRTEVVTSSQASVEEDFGRGPWLTMKSTLGLDERDPACFLCTYSIIMVLRKAALKQLPGNKVPNMAVMIKSLTRSAMDASVVFKDPTGEMQGTVHRLLLETRQNELKPGSVLLLKQIGVFSPSLRNHYLNVTPNNLVHVYSPDAGDGNILKRSQSFPKDLGSFHESLQQESEKPGKGLQTVQNPEEGASLEKELPEADDLDGLLSELPEDFFCGTSNWDCPKAGHPP comes from the exons ATGGTAATGCCGCGCCGGGGACCACCCGGCCGCCGGGTCCCCCGGCCGCGGGGACCTGTCTTCTGGGTTCCAGCCTCTCCCTCATGCGAGCTGCAGAACCGG GGCTTCATCTCCCAGTCTCTAGCCTTCCGTTTCACCAAGGAAGACTCCGGTTCATCCCTACGG gCATGCAGTCTGCAGAAGCTGTTTGCTGTGGAAGAGGAGTTTGAAGATGAG GATTTCTTGTCGGCTGTGGAGGATGCCGAGAACCAGTTGGCGGGCACACGGCCTGTAAATGCCGGGTGCCTAAGACCTGTCTCCTCCCGGCCACAGGAGGCCCAGCTGCTGCCTCGAGTCACTGCCCCAGCAGAGGCTGCAGGCCTGCCAGCCCTGCCAGCCCTGGGACTCCGCCTTCCTACCTGCGGTGGGCCTAGGGCCACTGGGGGTCCGCCTCCCACAGGAACAGCTCCCCTAAGGCCTGTCTCGACATCCAGCAGCTGGACTGGCACTCAGGGAAGAGTGACACTGACAGAAGTGCTTGAAGAGCCAGGAAGACCCCAGTCCTCAGCCTCCTGCCCCCAGCTTACCTTCAAGAGCAAAGAGCAGGTGATTGGTGGCTTCGAGGGACCTGAACAAGATGAATTTGATAAGGTCCTGGCAAGCATGGAGCTAGAGGGGCCCAGCTTGGAGCTGCAACTTGGAGTTCACAGTGAGGCCACAGAAATCCTGCCCAGCTGGCAGCAGGAGGACTCCACATTGGCTAAAAAGGCTCGGGTGGCTGATCTGAGCAGACCTTGTCAAAGGGGGCCTGTTCCTGCCCCCCACGTAACTGGTATCCCATCAGCCCGGGATGCACCCCCGGATCCCGCAGTCCTCTGCAGGACTCCACAACCTCACTTGAGACCTGGAACTGTGGGTAACTTTCCTGTCCCAGCTACCTCAATGGTTCGTGCTCAGCCACCCCACTGGGAAGTCTCTCCTGTGGGTCCCCCTCCTCGAACACCCCAGCCTCTCCAAGATGCTGGCAGGCCCGTTCAGAGCAGCCCTCAGAATTGTTTCCCTGCTCAGCCATTCCGGTCTCCAAACACCTGTTCAAGTGGCGAACTCCGTTTTCTTAGACTCCGGACTCCCAACTCAAGCTGTGCTGCTCCCCCAAAGACCAGATGTGGACTGTTTCCTCAGGGCCCACCCCAACCCCGAACTCCAGCGTCTTCTGTCCTGTCTCCTGTCTGCACCCCAAAGGGTCCTGGTCCCTCCCCGCTCCCTCAAGCAGCTCTGCAGACGCCCATCGTCACCAACCACCTGGTGCGGCTGGTCACCGCTGCCAGCCGGACACCCCAGCAACCCACCTGCCCCTCCACCCGGGCCAAGATGCGCCGCTTCCCCGGCCCAGCAGGGCTCCTGCCTCACCAG CACAGTGGGAAAAATCTGGACGACATCATGGTTTCCACGCCCCAGACTCCGACTCACGGTGCTCTGGCTAAATTCCGGACAGAG GTTGTCACTAGTTCCCAGGCATCGGTGGAGGAAGACTTTGGACGAGGGCCCTGGCTGACCATGAAATCTACTCTGGGTCTGGATGAGAGAGACCCTGCTTGCTTCCTCTGTACCTACAGCATCATCATGGTGCTGCGAAAG GCAGCCCTGAAGCAACTTCCTGGGAACAAAGTCCCCAACATGGCGGTGATGATCAAGTCCCTGACTCGGAGCGCAATGGATGCCAGCGTGGTTTTCAAGGACCCTACGG GAGAGATGCAGGGCACAGTGCACAGGTTGCTGCTGGAGACGCGCCAGAAtgagctgaagcctggctcggtgCTACTGCTCAAGCAG ATCGGAGTGTTTTCTCCTTCACTCCGAAACCACTACCTCAACGTGACTCCCAACAACCTGGTCCATGTTTATAGTCCAGATGCTGGAGACGGGAACATCCTCAAGCGATCTCAGTCCTTCCCCAAG gatctTGGAAGTTTCCATGAAAGCCTCCAGCAAGAGAGCGAGAAGCCTGGGAAAGGCCTCCAAACAGTACAGAACCCAGAGGAAGGGGCGTCCCTCGAGAAAGAACTCCCAGAAGCAG ATGACCTGGATGGACTCCTGAGCGAGCTCCCTGAAGACTTCTTCTGTGGGACCAGCAATTGGGACTgccccaaggcagggcacccgcCGTGA
- the ASB16 gene encoding ankyrin repeat and SOCS box protein 16 — protein sequence MAEETFPFTSSTLRSLRLQREWLEWEDRRRAAAQQCRSQRCPPDSQARLTRPRRSCRDPAVHNALFSGELQQIKALFQDEDAANMIVETVSNQLAWSAEQGFWVLTPKAKHTAPLTIAAARGYTNCARYLIRQGAELDSRVGGRAALHEACARAQFDCVQLLVTFGAKVNVLSEEGTTPLHLCTVPESLQCAKLLLEAGATVNLAARDSEVTPLHVAAARGLDEHVALYLEHGADVNLRTSQGETALNAACAGAEGPSSSRRHQAAARRLLEAGADARAAGRKRHTPLHNACANGCGGLAELLLRHGACAAVPNEAGHTPMDCALQAVQDAPNWEPEVLFAALLDYGAQPVRPEMLRHCANFPRALEVLLNAYPCVPSCDTWVEAVLPELWQEHEAFYSSALSMVNQPRRLQHLARLAVRAQLGSRCRQAASCLPLPPLLKDYLLLRVEGRIQ from the exons ATGGCGGAGGAGACCTTCCCCTTCACCTCCTCCACCCTGCGCTCTCTTCGCCTGCAGCGGGAGTGGCTGGAATGGGAGGACCGGCGGCGGGCAGCAGCCCAGCAGTGCCGGAGCCAAAGATGCCCCCCAGATTCCCAGGCCCGGCTCACTAGGCCACGCCGTTCCTGCCGGGACCCAGCTGTGCACAATGCCCTGTTCTCCGGTGAGCTGCAGCAGATCAAAGCCCTGTTCCAAGATGAAGACGCTGCCAACATGATTGTGGAGACTGTGAGCAACCAGCTGGCCTGGTCAGCTGAACAGG GATTCTGGGTGCTGACCCCCAAGGCCAAGCACACTGCACCTCTCACCATCGCTGCTGCCCGAGGCTACACCAACTGCGCCCGCTACCTGATCCGGCAGGGAGCTGAACTGGATTCTCGGGTTGGGGGCCGGGCAGCCTTGCATGAGGCCTGTGCCCGGGCCCAGTTCGACTGTGTGCAGTTGCTGGTGACCTTCGGCGCCAAGGTCAACGTGTTGTCTGAGGAAGGCACAACCCCCTTGCACCTCTGCACAGTCCCCGAGTCCTTACA GTGCGCCAAGCTGCTGCTGGAGGCGGGAGCGACTGTGAACTTGGCCGCGCGAGACAGCGAGGTGACGCCCCTGCACGTGGCGGCGGCGCGCGGCCTGGACGAGCATGTGGCTCTCTACCTGGAGCACGGCGCCGATGTGAACCTGCGCACCAGCCAGGGCGAGACGGCCCTGAACGCGGCGTGCGCTGGGGCCGAGGGGCCGAGCAGCAGCCGCCGCCACCAGGCCGCCGCGCGCCGGCTCCTGGAGGCTGGGGCCGATGCCCGGGCGGCCGGACGCAAGCGCCACACGCCGCTGCACAACGCCTGTGCCAACGGCTGCGGGGGCCTGGCCGAGCTGCTGCTGCGCCACGGGGCCTGTGCGGCGGTCCCCAACGAAGCGGGCCACACGCCCATGGACTGTGCACTGCAGGCTGTCCAGGACGCCCCCAACTGGGAGCCCGAGGTCCTCTTTGCCGCGCTGCTGGACTATGGGGCCCAGCCTGTACGCCCAGAG ATGCTGAGACACTGTGCCAACTTCCCTCGGGCCCTAGAAGTCCTGCTTAATGCCTACCCTTGTGTCCCATCCTGTGATACCTGGGTGGAGGCCGTGCTCCCCGAGTTGTGGCAG GAGCACGAAGCCTTCTACAGCTCGGCCCTGAGCATGGTGAACCAGCCAAGACGGCTGCAGCACCTGGCCCGGCTGGCTGTGCGTGCTCAGCTGGGTAGCCGTTGCCGACAGGCTGCCTCTTGCCTCCCACTGCCCCCGCTCCTCAAGGACTACTTGCTGCTGCGTGTGGAGGGGCGTATCCAGTGA